In Paenibacillus sonchi, a single genomic region encodes these proteins:
- a CDS encoding response regulator transcription factor, giving the protein MPKVLVVDDDANIRELVRLYLEDEGIEVVQKGNGAEALEYAENHPPDLVVLDIMMPGMDGWALCARLRELGDMPVLMITAKGEPADRIKGFKLGTDDYLVKPFDPMELALRVQALLKRYRIAYSQTIRLGDLRLDRKSYQVVNKDGLELTLPMKEFELLYKLGSYPGQLFTRNHLIAEIWGIDYEGDERTVDVHIKRLRERFAEHESDFRIVTLRGLGYRLEVYRD; this is encoded by the coding sequence ATGCCCAAAGTGCTGGTTGTAGACGATGATGCAAATATCCGTGAACTGGTGAGGCTCTACCTCGAAGATGAAGGGATTGAAGTCGTACAGAAGGGAAACGGTGCCGAAGCGCTGGAATACGCCGAGAACCACCCGCCGGACTTAGTTGTCCTGGATATCATGATGCCGGGAATGGACGGATGGGCCTTGTGTGCCAGGCTCCGCGAGCTTGGAGACATGCCGGTGCTCATGATTACCGCCAAAGGCGAGCCGGCGGACCGCATTAAAGGCTTCAAGCTGGGTACCGATGATTATCTCGTTAAGCCGTTCGACCCGATGGAGCTTGCGCTTCGGGTCCAGGCGCTGTTGAAACGTTACCGGATCGCCTATTCTCAAACGATACGCCTTGGCGATCTGCGGCTGGACCGCAAAAGCTACCAGGTGGTGAACAAGGACGGTCTGGAGCTCACCCTGCCCATGAAAGAATTTGAACTGCTCTACAAGCTCGGGAGTTATCCCGGGCAGTTGTTCACCCGGAATCATCTGATCGCGGAGATTTGGGGCATCGATTACGAAGGAGATGAGCGGACCGTGGACGTACACATTAAGCGGCTTCGGGAGCGCTTCGCCGAACACGAGTCTGATTTCCGCATTGTAACGCTGCGCGGTCTCGGCTACCGTCTGGAGGTGTACCGGGATTAA
- a CDS encoding DUF1349 domain-containing protein: MRKTVNWQSGVWSNEPVSAKVLDGAFIVEAAEGSDYWEQTMYGFQHDNGHALLASWEDSEAVEVSFSLQGFTELYDQAGIMLWHSSTEWIKAGIELNDGVPHIGAVVTDRYSDWSLSPVPEWTGGVVTIRASRLNDAVVIRARADNHPWRTIRVARFPYETGKKAGPFVCAPTRAGLQVTFTRWAYTAPDKDIHVDPPTD; encoded by the coding sequence GTGAGGAAAACTGTGAATTGGCAGAGTGGAGTCTGGAGCAATGAACCGGTCTCCGCCAAGGTTCTGGATGGAGCCTTCATAGTAGAAGCGGCGGAAGGCAGCGATTATTGGGAGCAAACGATGTACGGCTTCCAGCATGACAACGGGCACGCGCTGCTGGCTTCCTGGGAGGATAGTGAAGCTGTGGAGGTCAGCTTTTCACTGCAGGGGTTCACGGAGCTGTATGACCAGGCAGGGATTATGCTGTGGCATAGCAGCACGGAATGGATCAAAGCCGGTATTGAGCTGAATGACGGTGTGCCGCATATCGGTGCGGTGGTAACGGACAGATATTCCGACTGGTCACTGTCGCCTGTACCGGAATGGACGGGCGGGGTGGTCACCATCCGGGCTTCCCGGTTGAATGATGCAGTGGTGATCAGGGCCAGAGCGGACAACCATCCCTGGCGCACGATCCGGGTGGCGCGGTTTCCTTATGAGACGGGAAAAAAAGCAGGGCCCTTTGTCTGCGCACCCACCCGTGCCGGACTGCAGGTCACGTTCACACGCTGGGCATATACGGCACCCGATAAGGATATCCATGTTGATCCTCCCACGGACTGA
- a CDS encoding ABC transporter ATP-binding protein: MIQMNEVTKIYETKNRLGLFRAETRTVTAVQSLTLSIAKGEIVGLLGLNGAGKTTTIRMLSTLLDPTSGSIEINGMPMADNRRTVQQKVNMIAGGERMLYWRLTGRENLQYFGRLYGLNAAKIRSLSDLLLAEVGLTEAADQPVEQYSKGMKQRLQIARGLINDPEYLFLDEPTLGLDAPIARQLRGTVRSLAKEHGKGILLTSHYLQEVEELCDRVYVLNRGRLLLCDKPDAIVTKVAGLQTAHLQVSGWDEALRPLLQEHLGKLGHPVELTSGVKGSDGNSGSQSEDSYRISVRSTSADMLITELLPWTTQYGLRINGFTCDKPNLEDAIILLSEGRVS; encoded by the coding sequence ATGATCCAAATGAATGAAGTGACCAAAATATATGAAACCAAAAACAGGCTCGGACTCTTCCGCGCGGAAACCCGGACCGTGACCGCCGTCCAATCCCTGACACTGAGCATCGCCAAAGGTGAGATTGTGGGGCTTTTGGGTCTGAACGGAGCCGGCAAAACCACAACGATCCGCATGTTGTCCACTCTGCTAGACCCCACCTCAGGGAGCATTGAGATCAACGGAATGCCCATGGCAGACAACCGCCGCACTGTGCAGCAAAAAGTCAACATGATTGCCGGTGGCGAACGCATGCTGTACTGGAGGCTCACCGGCCGGGAAAATCTGCAGTATTTCGGCCGGCTCTACGGGCTGAATGCTGCGAAGATCCGTAGCTTAAGCGACTTGCTGCTGGCCGAAGTGGGACTCACAGAAGCGGCAGATCAGCCTGTGGAGCAATACTCCAAAGGGATGAAGCAGCGTCTGCAAATTGCCCGCGGCCTGATCAACGATCCTGAGTATTTATTTTTGGATGAACCTACACTGGGTCTGGATGCGCCGATTGCGAGACAGCTTCGCGGGACTGTGCGCAGCCTCGCCAAAGAGCATGGCAAAGGCATCCTGCTGACCAGCCATTATCTTCAGGAGGTTGAAGAGCTGTGTGACCGGGTCTACGTGCTGAACCGCGGCAGGCTGCTGCTGTGTGACAAGCCTGACGCGATCGTCACGAAGGTTGCGGGGCTGCAGACCGCCCACCTGCAGGTTAGCGGATGGGATGAGGCACTGCGGCCGCTGCTGCAGGAGCACCTCGGCAAGCTGGGACATCCGGTAGAGCTGACCAGCGGCGTGAAGGGAAGTGATGGAAACTCTGGCAGCCAGTCTGAGGATTCTTACCGAATTTCCGTGCGGTCCACCTCTGCCGACATGCTGATTACCGAGCTGCTTCCCTGGACCACGCAATACGGACTTCGGATTAACGGCTTCACTTGCGACAAGCCCAATCTGGAGGACGCGATTATCCTGCTCTCGGAAGGAAGGGTATCATGA
- a CDS encoding four-helix bundle copper-binding protein — protein sequence MTRIQYQECIDACIQTMNACNYSYVSSLKQYDLASLRESIRLDRECADICSFAVQAMTRQSPFVAEILRLCAEICERCADESSKHIHTHCQECINACRAAARACRLISDTVEVYA from the coding sequence ATGACCCGAATTCAATATCAGGAGTGCATCGACGCTTGTATCCAAACTATGAACGCCTGTAACTATAGCTACGTCTCAAGCCTGAAACAATATGATCTTGCGTCGCTTCGTGAAAGCATCAGACTGGACCGGGAATGTGCGGATATCTGCTCTTTTGCTGTTCAGGCCATGACCCGGCAAAGCCCGTTTGTTGCAGAAATTCTCCGCCTGTGTGCAGAGATCTGTGAACGCTGTGCCGATGAGAGCAGCAAGCATATACACACTCATTGCCAGGAATGCATCAACGCCTGCCGTGCTGCTGCGAGAGCCTGCCGTTTGATCAGCGATACGGTAGAAGTCTACGCTTAA
- a CDS encoding ArsR/SmtB family transcription factor, which produces MSSLQQLQRKVTTVVSPFHELLCSLHVLYQPEHHPKRLQWARDIKRQMPPDLLEAIDTLGRLSDEWMGLMLPGLIGAPLPAAGGINLLNDLPDAEFIHLLLNNKVSLGTILEWQQGSSGTNRKSGGGPDETSQYLLQHTAAVRAQLIKTLETYERDYFRKEWDYVMPWINTAAAQFQESVSRSAEKALNTLHPRLQAAEGRITAQKAVTYYFAYEDLQNVYVLPSTFIFPHLLIDWTADSLVLPLAVDIPGLPCSEAPPEDLLRQFKALGDATRLRILKLLWQGPHCTKQLAPILGISEAAVSKQLKLLSEAGLAGAERKGNYLFYTSHKEAFDRLIVLQRQYLEQ; this is translated from the coding sequence ATGAGCTCACTCCAACAATTGCAACGCAAAGTCACAACTGTCGTCAGTCCCTTTCATGAGCTGCTGTGCAGCCTGCATGTGCTATACCAGCCGGAGCATCATCCGAAACGTCTGCAATGGGCCAGGGATATCAAGCGCCAAATGCCCCCTGACCTGCTGGAAGCCATAGACACCCTGGGACGGTTATCCGATGAATGGATGGGATTGATGCTTCCCGGCCTCATCGGTGCACCGCTGCCGGCAGCCGGTGGAATTAACCTGCTAAACGACTTACCTGACGCTGAATTCATTCATCTGCTGCTGAACAACAAAGTTTCTCTGGGGACCATACTGGAATGGCAGCAAGGAAGCAGCGGGACAAACCGCAAGTCCGGCGGCGGACCCGATGAAACCAGCCAATACCTGCTTCAGCATACAGCAGCTGTCCGCGCTCAGTTGATCAAGACTCTGGAGACGTATGAACGGGATTATTTCCGCAAGGAATGGGACTATGTGATGCCTTGGATCAACACGGCTGCTGCCCAGTTTCAGGAGTCCGTCTCCCGTTCTGCGGAAAAAGCGCTGAACACCCTGCATCCCCGTCTTCAGGCTGCGGAAGGGAGGATTACAGCGCAGAAGGCGGTGACGTACTATTTTGCCTATGAAGATTTGCAGAATGTGTACGTGCTTCCTTCCACCTTCATCTTCCCGCATCTGCTAATCGATTGGACAGCAGACAGCCTCGTGCTGCCGCTCGCCGTGGATATTCCCGGATTGCCCTGCAGCGAAGCGCCGCCGGAGGATCTGCTGCGCCAGTTCAAAGCTCTTGGCGATGCCACAAGGCTGCGGATTCTCAAGCTGCTCTGGCAAGGGCCGCACTGTACGAAACAGCTCGCCCCCATTCTGGGAATCTCGGAGGCCGCCGTATCCAAGCAGCTGAAGCTGCTAAGTGAAGCAGGTCTGGCAGGAGCCGAGCGCAAGGGGAACTATTTGTTTTACACCAGCCATAAAGAGGCTTTCGACAGACTGATTGTTCTGCAGCGGCAGTACCTTGAACAATAA
- a CDS encoding ABC transporter permease, with the protein MNTGSLWPTTLAELSKQHRNRSRGKVVFFSLLLWPALGFLTSYFTMKPYRSGAGSVLSWIIPDERIPLFLLSGYLVFQLFWTVVEAAWLFELERKGGTVEAVFLTPAPKMAFLYGRSLYSLFHGIWMFAVFSLLTFLFVSDASTVNWIALIPALLLIMAAAVIWGALLCAVSLFSRESSFLYYIFQTPMELFGGVRIPPSVFPVWATGLSALFPVTYSLILVRGALYGHIGTGWWRAFFILLAGSITLVFCTRYVLYRAEKHARKKGNWTLF; encoded by the coding sequence ATGAATACAGGCAGTTTATGGCCCACTACATTAGCCGAGCTCTCCAAACAGCACCGCAACCGCTCCAGAGGCAAGGTTGTTTTCTTTTCACTGCTGCTGTGGCCGGCGCTCGGCTTCCTGACCTCCTACTTCACCATGAAGCCGTACCGCAGCGGCGCTGGCTCTGTACTCTCGTGGATCATTCCCGATGAGCGAATCCCTCTGTTTCTGCTGAGCGGCTATCTGGTATTTCAGCTGTTCTGGACAGTAGTCGAGGCTGCCTGGCTGTTCGAGCTGGAACGCAAGGGCGGCACGGTGGAGGCTGTCTTTCTGACACCAGCGCCCAAAATGGCTTTTCTGTACGGCCGATCCCTGTATTCCCTGTTTCATGGGATCTGGATGTTCGCGGTTTTTTCGCTGCTGACCTTTCTGTTCGTCTCCGATGCTTCTACCGTGAATTGGATCGCCCTGATTCCTGCCCTGCTGCTGATTATGGCGGCGGCAGTCATCTGGGGCGCGCTGCTGTGCGCAGTCTCGCTATTCTCGCGGGAATCTTCGTTTCTGTACTACATATTCCAGACTCCCATGGAGCTGTTCGGCGGAGTTCGCATTCCTCCTAGCGTATTCCCGGTCTGGGCGACCGGGCTGTCCGCGCTGTTTCCGGTCACCTACAGCCTGATTCTGGTGCGCGGAGCCTTGTACGGCCATATCGGTACTGGCTGGTGGCGGGCGTTTTTTATTCTGCTGGCGGGCAGTATCACGCTTGTCTTCTGCACACGTTATGTGCTCTACCGGGCTGAGAAACACGCCCGCAAGAAAGGAAACTGGACTTTATTCTAA
- a CDS encoding ATP-binding cassette domain-containing protein: protein MTLAGFSTQRHYEGKASPLIELTRATKFYGRRPVLNEVSLLVESGTATALIGRNGSGKSTLLSILAGLTKISSGTLVRYERRLTIGYAPEAFPGLKFTAEQYLLCMGKLAGLAAAAAEARVTELLEVFHLEEFRRQSMAGFSKGMLQKVNLIQSLLTQPQLLLLDEPMSGLDLPAQHTVIGLLQELKREGTALVFSIHEPETVEALADNVHVLQAGRTVKIIYGQENMRVAPAAYIICNNISEQCKEDILGMPGIINIHNEPDGVSGDDFGVTIEAAAADGYLLRVLKAGGSVVSVEPCGGLSAGGLEQWMDPKPARGGTAE from the coding sequence ATGACCCTTGCAGGTTTCAGTACACAGAGGCACTATGAGGGCAAGGCTTCGCCGCTTATTGAGCTTACCCGGGCCACGAAGTTTTATGGACGCCGTCCTGTGCTGAATGAAGTGTCCTTGCTTGTGGAGTCCGGAACGGCAACGGCACTGATCGGAAGGAACGGTTCCGGCAAAAGCACACTGCTCTCCATCCTTGCCGGATTGACGAAGATTTCGTCCGGTACATTGGTGCGGTATGAACGCAGACTAACCATAGGATATGCCCCTGAAGCTTTTCCGGGGCTGAAATTTACGGCCGAGCAATATTTGCTCTGTATGGGCAAGCTCGCGGGTCTTGCCGCTGCGGCAGCAGAAGCCAGAGTGACAGAATTGCTGGAGGTCTTTCATCTGGAAGAGTTCCGCAGGCAGAGTATGGCCGGATTCTCCAAAGGAATGCTGCAAAAAGTGAATCTGATTCAAAGTCTGCTTACACAGCCGCAGCTGCTGCTGCTGGACGAGCCGATGTCAGGTCTGGATCTTCCCGCCCAGCATACAGTGATCGGGCTGCTGCAGGAGTTGAAACGCGAGGGGACAGCGCTGGTGTTCTCCATACATGAGCCAGAGACAGTAGAAGCCTTGGCAGACAACGTACATGTGCTGCAGGCTGGCAGAACCGTCAAGATTATCTATGGCCAAGAAAATATGCGGGTTGCGCCCGCTGCTTACATAATTTGTAATAATATTTCAGAGCAATGTAAAGAGGACATTTTGGGGATGCCCGGGATTATTAACATACATAATGAACCGGATGGTGTTTCCGGGGACGATTTTGGAGTGACTATAGAGGCTGCAGCGGCAGATGGCTATCTTCTCCGGGTGCTGAAGGCGGGAGGATCGGTAGTGTCTGTTGAACCCTGTGGCGGTTTGAGTGCAGGTGGCCTGGAGCAATGGATGGACCCCAAGCCGGCCAGAGGAGGAACTGCGGAATGA
- a CDS encoding ABC transporter permease has protein sequence MVLLAVLVFGILAGMRLSAPPLLSAGIGGVLFILSCYAMALVLGSIMLYTRDTYIVQNTLFAVTTLLCGFQFPRQYLPGFLQTAGEVFPLTSSLQLLRRTLLTGEAIPLRDTLPALLLSLVYIAVGMWSNRLVERGLFEKHQA, from the coding sequence ATGGTGCTGCTTGCTGTACTCGTATTCGGAATTTTAGCGGGAATGCGTCTCTCTGCACCGCCTCTGCTTTCGGCAGGGATAGGCGGGGTGCTGTTTATACTCTCCTGTTATGCCATGGCTCTGGTGCTGGGAAGCATCATGCTGTACACGCGGGATACCTATATCGTTCAAAATACATTGTTCGCGGTGACCACGCTGCTGTGCGGCTTCCAGTTCCCGCGGCAATATTTGCCCGGATTTCTGCAGACGGCCGGCGAGGTGTTCCCGCTGACCTCTTCCCTCCAGCTTCTGCGGAGAACCCTCCTTACGGGTGAAGCGATCCCGCTGCGTGACACACTGCCGGCACTTCTGCTTAGCCTGGTATACATAGCTGTGGGGATGTGGAGCAACCGTCTGGTGGAGCGGGGATTATTTGAGAAGCACCAAGCATGA
- a CDS encoding CobW family GTP-binding protein, whose protein sequence is MEQAMPVYILSGFLGSGKTTLLQRLLDHWKAQGLRPAVVMNELGEVNLDGLLVEQSVPMAEMLGGCICCSIRGDLSTELATLIKKESPDVVVIEATGAANPLEIVDAVTEISLYQLVELKGLITVVDAAHLIGLYRSQQGATYRLMQEQIRCASVLILNKTDRVTPQEADEITVILRKWNAYAEIRPAVRCALEPEALLEGMGGIHAEARFQEDDEMQAAHAGDSSEAGAAVNGSHDHVMAYTHYFKRPVNSEEFEQFVKELPRDVYRAKGIVTFSDTSSRFLFQFAYREADFMKITPQGDVPDVAVFIGEHFSSSELRTRLLQLEKRILARPAVVKRSL, encoded by the coding sequence ATGGAACAGGCTATGCCGGTTTATATATTGTCAGGATTTCTTGGAAGCGGCAAAACCACCTTGCTGCAGCGCCTTTTGGATCACTGGAAAGCTCAAGGGCTCCGGCCGGCGGTCGTCATGAACGAGCTGGGAGAAGTGAATCTGGACGGACTGCTGGTCGAGCAGTCTGTGCCGATGGCTGAAATGCTCGGGGGCTGCATCTGTTGCTCTATCCGCGGCGATCTCAGCACAGAGCTGGCTACGTTGATCAAAAAAGAGTCACCGGATGTTGTGGTGATCGAGGCAACCGGGGCCGCTAACCCGCTGGAGATTGTCGATGCGGTTACTGAAATCTCATTGTATCAGCTGGTGGAGCTGAAAGGCCTGATCACGGTCGTGGATGCCGCCCACCTTATCGGGCTGTACCGGTCCCAGCAAGGAGCGACCTACCGGCTGATGCAGGAGCAGATCCGCTGCGCTTCGGTGCTGATCCTGAACAAAACCGACCGCGTAACTCCACAGGAAGCAGACGAGATCACCGTGATCCTGCGCAAGTGGAATGCCTATGCGGAAATACGGCCTGCGGTGCGCTGTGCGCTGGAGCCGGAAGCGCTGCTTGAAGGAATGGGGGGCATTCATGCCGAAGCCCGCTTCCAGGAAGACGATGAGATGCAGGCTGCGCATGCCGGCGATTCCAGTGAAGCGGGGGCTGCGGTGAATGGTTCCCATGACCATGTAATGGCCTATACCCACTATTTCAAACGTCCTGTGAACAGTGAGGAATTTGAGCAGTTCGTGAAGGAGCTGCCACGGGATGTGTACCGCGCGAAGGGGATTGTCACGTTCAGTGATACCTCCAGCCGCTTTCTATTCCAGTTCGCCTACAGAGAGGCGGATTTCATGAAAATCACCCCTCAGGGGGATGTGCCGGATGTAGCGGTTTTCATCGGAGAGCACTTTTCCTCCAGTGAACTGCGGACCCGACTTCTCCAGCTGGAGAAGCGTATTTTGGCCAGGCCGGCTGTTGTAAAGAGGAGTTTGTAG